A region of Puniceicoccus vermicola DNA encodes the following proteins:
- a CDS encoding Gfo/Idh/MocA family protein, with translation MKSKVGLMGCGTVAGYGHIPAILEVPDLELVALYDPTESRLQAMQERYAIPHAFSNLDDFFASGIEAVTITSPAPCHRDNVIDCARHQLPVLCEKPLAMDRAEGEEMVAAMRAAGLTLYTGFCYRFSPSALKIRELVRAGAIGAVRSLRLIYNWSMAGKYMEVPGGGKRIHQRREARMLEGGHMVDCGTHQIDLAQFWLGSPVVRYAGQGAWVDEFEAPDHMWLHLDHANGAHTMVEMSYSYTHTSARKCSLFTYELIGTEGILRYDRDSKSFTMENGAGHHDFPWHPEKEFRGMYREWARALRSGKSDLLTSGEEGIRVADIARSATESVIRDRL, from the coding sequence ATGAAATCAAAAGTTGGACTGATGGGTTGTGGCACGGTGGCTGGCTATGGACATATACCGGCCATCCTCGAAGTACCGGACCTGGAGTTGGTCGCTCTCTATGATCCGACAGAAAGTCGATTGCAGGCCATGCAGGAGCGGTACGCGATTCCCCATGCCTTTAGCAATTTGGATGACTTCTTTGCCTCGGGAATCGAGGCGGTCACCATCACTTCGCCCGCTCCCTGCCATCGGGACAATGTCATCGACTGTGCCCGGCACCAGCTTCCCGTGCTGTGTGAAAAACCTTTGGCCATGGACCGGGCCGAGGGAGAGGAAATGGTTGCCGCCATGCGAGCCGCTGGTCTCACGCTCTACACGGGATTTTGCTATCGTTTTAGCCCCTCCGCCCTCAAAATCCGGGAACTGGTCCGGGCCGGGGCAATTGGTGCGGTGCGATCGCTCCGGTTGATCTACAACTGGAGTATGGCCGGAAAATACATGGAGGTTCCCGGCGGGGGAAAAAGGATTCATCAACGCCGCGAAGCCCGCATGCTCGAAGGCGGCCACATGGTGGACTGCGGGACTCATCAGATTGATTTGGCCCAGTTCTGGCTCGGATCCCCAGTGGTGCGCTATGCCGGGCAGGGGGCCTGGGTGGACGAGTTCGAAGCTCCCGACCACATGTGGCTGCACCTCGACCATGCCAACGGAGCCCATACCATGGTCGAGATGAGTTATTCGTATACCCATACATCGGCCCGGAAATGCTCCCTCTTTACCTATGAATTGATTGGAACGGAAGGGATCCTGCGCTACGACCGTGATAGTAAGAGTTTCACCATGGAGAATGGGGCTGGGCATCACGATTTTCCCTGGCACCCGGAGAAAGAGTTCCGGGGGATGTATCGGGAATGGGCTCGGGCATTGCGGTCTGGGAAGTCCGACTTGCTTACCTCAGGCGAGGAGGGAATAAGGGTGGCGGACATCGCACGATCCGCGACGGAGTCCGTGATTCGGGACAGACTTTAG
- a CDS encoding HpcH/HpaI aldolase family protein: MNESLPPFHRKLQSQALLGPFSKTSDPNMIEAIGMGGMDFIILDLEHGPNDVTTLGNLIRACECSNTTAVVRCLRSDQIGQALDLGARVVQIPHVNCAADAQKAVKAAHFAPRGHRGVCRYVRAADHSSTEKQTYFNDSTEITVIAQVEGTEGLNNLNSILEISGVNMIFVGVYDLSQSLGMTGQTESPEVLHALKKVAETCAKIGIPVGTFVESVETALKYKEMGIHYVCYAVDVGILMGACQSLSQQIKA; encoded by the coding sequence ATGAATGAGTCCTTGCCCCCTTTTCACCGGAAACTGCAATCGCAGGCCCTGCTCGGTCCCTTTTCCAAGACTTCCGATCCCAACATGATCGAAGCCATCGGGATGGGAGGAATGGACTTTATCATCCTCGACCTCGAGCATGGTCCCAATGACGTAACCACCTTGGGCAATCTCATCCGTGCTTGCGAGTGCTCGAACACCACCGCAGTCGTGCGCTGCCTGCGCTCCGATCAAATCGGCCAAGCACTCGACTTGGGGGCACGCGTCGTGCAAATCCCCCACGTCAACTGCGCCGCAGATGCGCAGAAGGCCGTTAAAGCGGCCCACTTTGCCCCTAGAGGGCACCGGGGCGTTTGCCGCTATGTCCGCGCAGCTGATCATAGCTCGACCGAGAAGCAGACCTACTTCAATGACTCGACCGAGATCACCGTGATTGCCCAAGTCGAAGGCACCGAAGGTCTTAACAATTTGAATTCCATCCTTGAGATCTCCGGAGTGAACATGATCTTCGTCGGCGTCTACGACCTCTCGCAGTCACTCGGTATGACCGGCCAAACCGAATCACCCGAAGTGCTGCATGCCCTAAAGAAGGTGGCCGAAACCTGCGCAAAAATAGGCATTCCCGTCGGCACCTTCGTCGAGTCCGTCGAAACCGCCCTCAAATACAAAGAGATGGGTATTCACTACGTCTGCTACGCCGTTGATGTCGGCATCTTGATGGGTGCCTGCCAATCCCTGAGCCAACAGATCAAAGCCTGA
- a CDS encoding sulfatase family protein, producing the protein MSRSPNFLFLQLEDAGRHLGCYGDTAGKTPNMDRLASEGALYTNAFTHCPVCAPSRGGMVTGCYPWSIGNQFMRCDVLEPPRTFTHELVRAGYHVSWPTKLDFNFTPGEGWCSDQDFWWEKPAPEQPFFLYENFVHTHESRMFRELSHIHGKMPYFCPSECRHHPDEIPVPPYLPDTPELRWQLVRYYDALSANDYRIGQRLQWLEDQGLSDETIVILLSDHGRGLPREKRWCYDAGLHLPLVIRHPGEIAPGTTEDELVAWVDIAPTVLSLAGVAIPDHYQGQVFMGPDRAPERSHVFAGRDRMDSIYDMVRVARDHHYHYIRNDAPGLPYAQYQAYMEKQPIMPLMRDLHAKGQLKGDEAVFFQPEKPREELYDTQADPNQLNNLAKDPAHSEALQALRTALDQHLAETGDLSEIDEKVLADRGLVRDDVEALTQQNRVCPLPPEQQLGPVPIPATRSQAEPWLWTASG; encoded by the coding sequence ATGAGCCGTTCTCCAAACTTTCTCTTTCTTCAGCTTGAGGATGCGGGTCGGCATCTTGGGTGTTATGGCGATACTGCGGGGAAGACGCCGAACATGGATCGATTGGCGTCCGAAGGAGCGCTCTACACCAACGCCTTCACCCACTGCCCTGTATGCGCTCCGAGTCGGGGCGGTATGGTCACGGGATGTTATCCTTGGTCTATCGGCAATCAGTTCATGCGGTGCGATGTTTTAGAGCCACCCCGAACGTTCACCCACGAGTTGGTCCGAGCTGGGTATCATGTTTCGTGGCCGACCAAGCTGGATTTCAATTTTACGCCTGGCGAGGGCTGGTGCAGTGACCAGGACTTTTGGTGGGAAAAGCCGGCTCCCGAGCAGCCTTTTTTCCTCTACGAGAACTTCGTGCATACCCACGAGAGCCGAATGTTTCGCGAGCTTTCGCATATTCACGGCAAAATGCCGTATTTCTGTCCATCGGAGTGCCGGCATCACCCCGATGAGATTCCCGTTCCCCCTTATCTTCCGGACACCCCCGAGCTCCGTTGGCAGTTGGTGCGGTATTATGATGCCCTGAGTGCAAACGACTACCGGATTGGCCAGCGTTTGCAGTGGTTGGAGGATCAGGGCCTGAGCGATGAGACCATTGTCATTCTTCTTTCCGATCACGGTCGGGGTCTTCCGCGAGAGAAGCGATGGTGCTATGACGCCGGATTGCATCTTCCTCTCGTGATTCGTCATCCCGGAGAGATCGCTCCGGGCACGACCGAAGATGAACTGGTGGCGTGGGTAGACATCGCACCGACCGTTTTGTCTCTCGCGGGCGTTGCCATACCCGATCATTATCAAGGTCAGGTATTTATGGGTCCCGATCGTGCTCCTGAGCGTTCCCATGTTTTCGCCGGACGAGATCGGATGGACAGTATCTATGACATGGTTCGGGTGGCGCGTGATCATCACTATCACTATATTCGAAACGATGCCCCGGGTCTTCCTTACGCTCAGTATCAAGCCTACATGGAGAAACAGCCCATCATGCCCCTGATGCGGGATCTACACGCCAAAGGTCAATTGAAGGGGGATGAGGCCGTCTTTTTTCAGCCCGAGAAACCGAGGGAGGAGCTTTACGATACCCAAGCCGATCCCAATCAGCTGAACAATCTTGCCAAGGACCCGGCGCATTCCGAGGCCCTTCAGGCACTGCGCACCGCGTTGGACCAGCACTTGGCCGAAACCGGCGATCTCAGCGAAATCGATGAAAAGGTCTTGGCGGATCGAGGATTGGTCCGGGACGATGTTGAGGCCCTGACCCAGCAGAACCGGGTCTGCCCGCTGCCTCCAGAACAGCAACTCGGCCCCGTTCCCATCCCGGCCACTCGCAGCCAGGCCGAACCTTGGCTTTGGACTGCCTCGGGATAA